A genome region from Segatella copri includes the following:
- the secG gene encoding preprotein translocase subunit SecG, protein MAYTLLVVLIVLVAILMIFIVLIQESKGGGLASNFSSTNSIMGVRKTTDIVEKLTWGLAAALVVISVACAYVAPQAAGESSVLEGATQEQTALPAMPGASKDAAAGAQKAIPAAGADAQKAAPVVPTSPAK, encoded by the coding sequence ATGGCTTACACATTATTAGTAGTATTAATCGTCCTGGTAGCTATCCTGATGATTTTCATCGTGCTCATCCAGGAATCAAAGGGAGGTGGACTTGCAAGTAACTTCTCTTCAACCAACTCAATCATGGGTGTTCGCAAGACCACTGACATTGTTGAGAAATTAACATGGGGCCTCGCTGCAGCCTTGGTTGTCATCAGCGTGGCATGTGCTTATGTAGCCCCTCAGGCAGCTGGCGAAAGCAGTGTTTTGGAGGGAGCCACTCAGGAGCAGACCGCTCTTCCTGCTATGCCAGGTGCTAGCAAGGATGCAGCAGCAGGTGCGCAGAAGGCTATTCCTGCAGCTGGTGCAGATGCCCAGAAGGCAGCTCCAGTTGTTCCAACAAGCCCTGCAAAATAA
- a CDS encoding L-threonylcarbamoyladenylate synthase — protein MTVDEDIKRAVECMRKGGVILYPTDTVWGIGCDATNPEAVKKVYEIKKRDDSKALICLIDSADRMARYFRNVPQVAWDFIDAAMPVKPTTVILDDASGVANNLVAEDGSLAMRITYEPFSKQLCYRFQKPIVSTSANVSGEPAAQNYRDISEEILNAVDYVCWSRRQEHKPHQPSSIVKIAKDGEVKVIR, from the coding sequence ATGACTGTAGATGAAGACATCAAGCGTGCTGTAGAGTGCATGCGAAAGGGTGGAGTGATACTCTATCCTACAGATACCGTATGGGGCATAGGATGCGACGCCACCAACCCTGAAGCGGTAAAGAAAGTTTATGAAATAAAGAAACGTGACGATTCTAAGGCGCTTATCTGCCTGATAGATTCTGCTGACCGCATGGCGCGTTATTTCCGCAATGTGCCACAGGTAGCATGGGATTTCATCGATGCTGCCATGCCTGTAAAGCCTACTACGGTTATTCTTGATGATGCGAGTGGAGTGGCTAATAATCTGGTAGCAGAGGATGGAAGTCTGGCGATGCGTATAACCTATGAGCCTTTCTCCAAACAACTCTGTTACCGTTTTCAGAAGCCTATTGTAAGTACAAGTGCTAATGTGAGTGGTGAGCCTGCTGCACAGAATTATCGCGACATCTCCGAGGAAATCCTCAATGCTGTAGATTATGTTTGCTGGAGCCGCCGTCAGGAGCATAAACCACATCAGCCTTCCAGCATCGTTAAGATTGCTAAGGATGGTGAAGTGAAAGTAATCAGATAG
- the fmt gene encoding methionyl-tRNA formyltransferase — translation MEKKDLRIVFMGTPEFAVESLKHLVEGGYNVVAVVTQPDKPVGRHQDTLQPSQVKQYAVEHGLPVLQPVKMKDPDFVEQLRSYQADLQVVVAFRMLPEVVWAMPKYGTFNVHAALLPQYRGAAPINWAVINGEKETGVTTFFLDHDIDTGRIILQRRFPIPETANVEYVYDGLMHLGAELALETIDALIAADGNIGSIPQSEMIGQGAELKPAPKIFKDTCRIDFHKPAKQVYDFIRGLSPYPGAWTEIKKKETVVFFDDPKGDDDYVRFPEPTAHPSHKQSTQKIQVLKIFSTRLSCMKRGDAPVGSLRVEGKSLQVACLDEWLIIQELQLSGKKRMDASAFLNGMKDIAYYECLKKDVSDDF, via the coding sequence ATGGAGAAGAAGGATTTGAGAATTGTTTTCATGGGAACACCGGAGTTTGCGGTGGAATCCCTCAAGCACCTAGTAGAGGGCGGTTACAATGTTGTGGCTGTGGTTACGCAGCCTGATAAACCGGTGGGCAGACATCAGGATACGCTGCAACCTTCGCAGGTTAAGCAGTATGCCGTAGAGCATGGTTTACCGGTGCTGCAGCCTGTAAAGATGAAGGACCCAGACTTTGTGGAGCAGTTGCGTTCTTATCAGGCTGACTTGCAGGTGGTAGTTGCTTTCCGCATGCTGCCAGAGGTGGTTTGGGCGATGCCGAAATATGGTACATTTAATGTACATGCAGCCCTCCTTCCGCAGTATCGCGGTGCGGCGCCTATCAACTGGGCAGTGATTAATGGCGAGAAGGAGACGGGTGTTACCACCTTCTTCCTCGACCACGATATTGATACCGGTCGCATCATCCTGCAGAGACGTTTTCCTATTCCGGAGACGGCAAATGTGGAGTATGTTTACGACGGGTTGATGCATCTTGGTGCTGAATTGGCGCTGGAAACCATTGATGCGCTCATCGCTGCCGATGGCAATATCGGTTCCATTCCTCAGAGCGAAATGATAGGACAGGGTGCCGAACTAAAGCCGGCTCCGAAAATCTTCAAGGATACTTGCCGCATCGACTTCCACAAGCCTGCCAAGCAGGTGTATGATTTCATCCGCGGTCTTTCTCCATACCCTGGTGCATGGACTGAAATTAAGAAGAAGGAGACAGTAGTATTCTTTGACGATCCTAAGGGCGATGATGATTACGTGAGGTTCCCTGAGCCTACTGCTCATCCATCCCATAAGCAGAGTACACAGAAAATTCAGGTACTTAAGATATTTTCTACCCGTCTTTCATGTATGAAGCGTGGTGATGCGCCTGTGGGATCGCTCCGCGTTGAGGGGAAGTCGTTACAAGTAGCCTGCCTTGACGAATGGCTCATTATTCAGGAGTTGCAGCTCAGTGGCAAGAAACGCATGGATGCTTCTGCTTTTCTCAATGGTATGAAGGACATAGCTTATTATGAGTGTTTGAAGAAAGATGTTAGTGACGATTTTTAA